Proteins from a single region of Xyrauchen texanus isolate HMW12.3.18 chromosome 7, RBS_HiC_50CHRs, whole genome shotgun sequence:
- the gli1 gene encoding LOW QUALITY PROTEIN: zinc finger protein GLI1 (The sequence of the model RefSeq protein was modified relative to this genomic sequence to represent the inferred CDS: inserted 2 bases in 1 codon) — protein sequence MLVDMQPHQGLYHYNTANQPSRGEVSSVCVALPSGQPPDSREMYNPSMTPGACMDPYMRPPHAPPPHSMMGHRGMPPPEGGSGAPYCNQSMMPSHHNLSYNQPGSEHMGTGDGSCFSTPXSMLKLSKKRALSISPLSDASVDLQTVIRTSPNSLVAFVNSRCGQNAASSYGHLSVGAMSPSLGYSNSMNYPSRAQGNMYSTPLGHPSPSCHGPPPRLPPHNPRLHAAPKHTHMKTEPVLGSVMDNINIKNLEEHSEGDVASPSSTGTQDPLLGLLEGRDDLDKEEKPEPEAIYETNCYWECCSKEFDTQEQLVHHINNEHIHGEKKEFVCHWKDCSREQRPFKAQYMLVVHMRRHTGEKPHKCTFEGCNKAYSRLENLKTHLRSHTGEKPYVCEHEGCNKAFSNASDRAKHQNRTHSNEKPYVCKIPGCTKRYTDPSSLRKHVKTVHGPEAHITKKHRGDTGPRPLGSGLTPAGQELLIEKEERSREDCKLLAPENTLKSQPSPGGQSSCSSERSPLGSANNNDSGVEMNLNAAGSLEDLTTQEDSGNTGVSESSGGVGSVGMCMSVHALKRLENLKIDKLKQIRRPTPPGRSIGNKLPALSAPGEKMGMCAPSSLLSNRRVMELSAPELGGVSGMGMSCPPNDRRGSGTSTLSSAYTVSRRSSMASPYLSSRRSSDMSQVGQSGHCQSAMGTDVPGDPLSPQNSQRGGQCQNAGELPGLPNLTPAQQYSLKAKYAAATGGPPPTPLPNMDQPGTPGRHVGFLRECHGQPLPPFLQQGGTRRHSANVEYGTGVIYPHHAPGNNTRRASDPVRLGGDPQGLPKMQRFNSLSNVSLMSRRNALQQCGSDATLSRRLYSPRPPSITENVMMEAMAMESHGNAAAGNIMQGGDRAYVGYQQTQHLPHNASQISPGQEGLRCMDQVYQTQMEGQYQGQTDIANSLLQQAEYSMSTCQLSPSSPHYPSQGQPTDGSGPWGQTGQLHSPQTGMQYQGAGIQGQQYLQQGVYNPTSELQSVTIKPEQFHPSIGASSSCQNTKTLHQHRHTGNMQGFPPQSQVQGLMGRSSNANCDFHHGQMGTQAGLQQQSQTGSFPNSGGLGSLAESRRSQTPMHQMKEMMVRNYVQSQQALLWEQQQELSGKTDGLDMGGQTVMMQNTPQHQQANQMLYHANTYQGYPNQNMMSPTHNRVPSSVPVKDPSCYGQDMVPQPPQGQKPLSHQNSLSHQAGGAYLGSPPHLSPVHSTTSPRRAVRLPPIQQQHSENLTTNPNNNPMYYTGQIHMHHDIEKTLDPQVGPYLAQQHLTGMDPNAKPSSVIYSDPAPMSNALEHLDLENAQIDFASIIDDPEPSSYSPVNQPMGHLPCSSQPSSRLTTPQTSITLPSGLSNMAIGDMTSMLTSLAGENKYLNTLS from the exons TGAGGTGTCATCAGTGTGTGTGGCGCTCCCTAGTGGTCAACCGCCAGATAGCAGAGAGATGTATAACCCCTCTATGACCCCTGGAGCCTGCATGGACCCCTACATGCGGCCGCCACACGCACCCCCACCACACAGCATGATGGGACACCGCGGTATGCCCCCACCAGAGG GTGGCAGTGGCGCCCCCTACTGTAACCAGAGCATGATGCCGTCTCATCACAACCTCTCATATAACCAGCCCGGTTCAGAACACATGGGCACCGGAGACG GCTCTTGTTTCTCTACGCC CTCCATGCTGAAGTTGAGTAAGAAGCGCGCTCTGTCCATCTCACCCCTGTCGGACGCCAGCGTGGACCTGCAGACGGTTATACGCACGTCTCCCAACTCGCTGGTGGCGTTTGTCAACTCCCGCTGTGGACAAAACGCCGCCAGCTCATATGGGCATCTGTCTGTGGGCGCCATGAG TCCATCATTAGGCTATTCAAACTCCATGAACTACCCGTCCAGAGCTCAGGGGAACATGTACAGCACTCCTCTGGGTCACCCCTCACCATCCTGTCATGGACCCCCACCTCGCCTGCCGCCCCACAACCCCAGACTGCACGCCgccccaaaacacacacat ATGAAGACAGAACCTGTTCTGGGAAGTGTGATGGACAATATTAACATTAAGAACCTGGAGGAGCATTCGGAGGGAGATGTGGCGAGCCCGTCCTCAACTGGAACACAG GATCCTCTTCTGGGTCTGCTAGAGGGCAGAGATGATCTCGATAAAGAGGAGAAACCAGAACCGGAGGCCATTTATGAGACAAACTGCTACTGGGAGTGCTGCAGCAAAGAGTTTGACACGCAGGAACAACttgtgcat CACATCAATAACGAGCACATCCACGGCGAGAAGAAGGAGTTTGTGTGCCATTGGAAGGACTGTTCTCGAGAACAGCGACCGTTCAAAGCGCAGTACATGCTTGTCGTCCATATGCGTAGACACACTGGGGAGAAACCTCATAAGTGCACT TTTGAAGGCTGTAATAAAGCTTACTCACGTCTGGAGAACCTGAAGACTCATCTGCGCTCACATACGGGAGAGAAACCATACGTCTGTGAGCACGAGGGCTGCAACAAGGCTTTCTCCAACGCATCAGACCGAGCCAAGCATCAGAACCGGACACACTCCAATGAG AAACCGTACGTTTGTAAGATTCCTGGATGTACAAAGCGCTACACTGACCCAAGCTCTCTAAGAAAGCATGTGAAGACAGTACACGGACCGGAAGCTCACATCACTAAAAAGCATCGTGGAGATACCGGGCCACGACCCCTAGGCTCTGGCCTGACCCCTGCAGGTCAAGAACTGCTGATAGAAAAAGAAGAGAGAAGCAGAGAAGACTGCAAACTACTCGCACCAGAAAACACACTG AAATCTCAGCCAAGCCCCGGTGGCCAGTCGTCCTGCAGTAGCGAGCGTTCTCCATTAGGGAGTGCTAACAACAACGACAGTGGTGTTGAGATGAACCTGAATGCAGCGGGCAGCCTTGAGGACCTGACGACACAAGAGGATAGCGGGAACACTGGTGTGTCAGAGTCCAGTGGCGGTGTGGGCTCAGTGGGGATGTGCATGTCTGTACATGCCTTAAAGAGACTGGAAAACTTGAAGATTGACAAACTGAAACAGATTCGTCGGCCAACACCACCTGGGCGGAGTATAGGAAATAAACTTCCAGCCCTCTCAG CTCCAGGAGAAAAAATGGGCATGTGTGCACCCTCATCCTTGCTCTCCAACCGCCGTGTCATGGAGCTTTCTGCCCCAGAGCTAGGTGGAGTAAGCGGAATGGGTATGTCATGCCCACCAAACGATCGCCGTGGGAGTGGCACCAGCACCCTAAGCTCCGCCTACACAGTGAGCCGTCGTTCATCTATGGCCTCTCCCTACCTATCGAGTAGACGCTCCAGTGACATGTCTCAGGTGGGTCAGAGTGGTCACTGTCAGTCTGCGATGGGCACTGATGTGCCTGGCGACCCACTGTCTCCTCAGAACAGCCAAAGAGGTGGACAATGCCAGAATGCTGGTGAGTTGCCAGGTCTACCAAATCTCACCCCTGCACAGCAGTACAGTCTGAAGGCTAAATATGCAGCTGCGACCGGAGGCCCACCACCCACCCCTCTGCCCAACATGGACCAACCTGGCACCCCCGGTAGACATGTCGGATTCCTGAGGGAATGCCACGGCCAGCCTCTTCCTCCATTCCTGCAGCAAGGGGGCACAAGAAGGCACAGTGCCAATGTGGAGTACGGCACAGGAGTGATCTACCCGCATCATGCACCAGGAAACAACACAAGACGTGCCAGTGATCCAGTGCGCTTGGGCGGCGACCCACAGGGCTTACCCAAAATGCAACGCTTCAACAGTTTGAGTAACGTGTCCCTCATGAGTCGCCGCAATGCACTGCAGCAGTGTGGGTCCGATGCCACTCTAAGCAGGCGTTTGTACTCACCGCGCCCACCGAGCATTACTGAAAATGTCATGATGGAAGCCATGGCCATGGAATCTCATGGGAATGCAGCAGCAGGCAACATAATGCAGGGTGGAGACCGGGCCTACGTGGGCTACCAGCAAACTCAGCACCTCCCTCACAATGCCAGCCAGATCTCTCCTGGTCAAGAAGGCCTGAGATGCATGGATCAAGTCTACCAGACTCAGATGGAAGGCCAGTACCAGGGCCAGACTGACATTGCAAACAGTCTTCTACAGCAAGCAGAGTACAGCATGAGCACCTGTCAGCTCAGCCCCTCCAGTCCACACTATCCCAGCCAGGGACAGCCAACCGATGGGTCAGGGCCCTGGGGACAGACCGGCCAGCTCCATAGCCCCCAGACCGGCATGCAATACCAAGGTGCAGGCATTCAAGGGCAGCAATACCTCCAACAGGGTGTATACAACCCCACCTCTGAACTTCAGAGTGTTACAATAAAACCTGAGCAGTTCCATCCCTCCATTGGAGCTTCGAGCTCATGCCAGAACACCAAAACTCTACACCAGCATCGCCACACAGGCAATATGCAGGGTTTTCCACCTCAATCACAAGTCCAGGGTCTAATGGGAAGATCTTCAAATGCAAACTGTGATTTCCATCATGGCCAGATGGGAAcacaagctggtcttcagcagcAGAGCCAAACTGGATCGTTCCCCAACAGTGGAGGTCTTGGCTCATTAGCAGAGAGCCGCAGGTCGCAGACGCCGATGCATCAGATGAAGGAGATGATGGTGAGGAACTACGTGCAATCACAGCAGGCTCTCTTGTGGGAACAGCAACAGGAACTATCCGGGAAGACAGATGGCTTGGACATGGGAGGACAAACAGTAATGATGCAGAACACCCCTCAACATCAACAAGCCAACCAGATGCTTTATCATGCCAACACTTACCAAGGTTACCCAAATCAGAACATGATGAGCCCAACACACAATCGAGTTCCCAGTTCAGTGCCAGTGAAGGACCCTTCCTGCTACGGCCAGGACATGGTGCCACAGCCACCTCAAGGACAGAAGCCACTAAGTCACCAGAACAGCCTCTCTCACCAGGCAGGTGGAGCGTACCTGGGCAGCCCACCTCATCTCAGTCCCGTCCATTCCACCACCAGTCCAAGAAGAGCGGTACGGTTACCACCAATTCAACAGCAGCATTCAGAAAACTTAACAACTAACCCTAACAACAATCCCATGTACTACACGGGCCAGATCCACATGCATCATGATATAGAGAAGACTCTGGATCCCCAGGTAGGCCCATATCTGGCCCAGCAGCACCTGACAGGAATGGACCCCAATGCAAAACCTTCTTCAGTGATCTACTCTGACCCTGCGCCCATGTCAAATGCCTTAGAACACCTGGACTTGGAGAATGCTCAGATTGACTTTGCTTCCATTATCGATGACCCTGAGCCTTCATCTTACAGTCCGGTAAACCAACCAATGGGACACCTTCCATGCTCCTCTCAGCCATCCTCCCGTCTCACCACACCCCAGACCTCCATCACTTTGCCCAGTGGCCTCTCCAATATGGCAATTGGAGACATGACCTCTATGTTGACATCTCTTGCTGGGGAGAACAAATATTTGAACACTCTGTCTTAA